The Desulfuromonadales bacterium genome includes the window AGCGCAGTTGCTGGCGGTGTGTCACGCCGTCTTCGCTCCCACCCCCTTCGAGCAGACCTTCGCCGCTCATCTGGAGGGCAAGACGGTCCTCGTCCCCTTCGATTTCTATTTCGATGAACTGCTCGCCAGGGTCGATGCCCTGTGTGAGAGCGGGAACGTGGCGTTCCTGGTTCCCGGCGATCTCACCTTCTACTCGCCCTTCCAGGTCCTGGTCGATGCACTGGGCGAGCGGGCCGTGGTGATTCCCGGCGTGGGTACGGCGAACGCGGCCGCTGCCCGGCTGAAAAAGACTCTCGACCTGCCTGACGTCTGCACCCGGGCGGTGATCGCCTCGCCGCGCACCCTCGGCGACGGGGAGGGTGCGCTGTCCCTTCAGGATCTCGCCGCTCCGGGGGTAACCTTGCTCATCTACATGAACAACATCCCGCTGCCCGATCTGGCTGCCCAGCTCAAGGCCGGTTACGGC containing:
- a CDS encoding SAM-dependent methyltransferase; translation: MNQVFFIGAGPGDPQLLTLKGAQLLAVCHAVFAPTPFEQTFAAHLEGKTVLVPFDFYFDELLARVDALCESGNVAFLVPGDLTFYSPFQVLVDALGERAVVIPGVGTANAAAARLKKTLDLPDVCTRAVIASPRTLGDGEGALSLQDLAAPGVTLLIYMNNIPLPDLAAQLKAGYGKNVPIAILHRLGLPGEAVVTGTLDDIAGKAAGRDFFNLSGETRRPSLTLVIAGETLTATVDGKWWDWRREHVWKFRNGGEQ